In Armatimonadota bacterium, the genomic stretch TAGGGTCTTAACTTCCACTCGGATTCGATTAGAGTCAAGTGTTACCGCCGTGAAGTCATGCATCCCATCGACATCGTGCTCATCGAATGACTCCAACCAACCTTCTTGCGAAGCGATTTTGAGCTTTCGCTCGAAGTGGACCTCTGCTACCGCTCCCTCTAACGCTACTTTGAGCCGAAATCTACGATCGATTGCATCGAGAAGTTCTTGAGAGGTCAAACCGTACTCAATCTCAAGCGGGTGTGGCACGATTGATTATGTCACCCAGCCACGAACCGCCGACTCAAATTAATTCTCAAACTTCACTTTAAGTGCTCCATCAGCCTTCAGGTTGGGTTCCGTAGCGGCGTCATCGGGCAAGAACGGTGCCATAGCAAACTAAACAACTTGGACTGTCCGCAGCTATTGACTTAGAGGGCTGTGGGAGTGGTCCTTGCTCACTTAGAGTCTTTTGCAGTGCAAGATTTCCGCTCTGGCGCTGTAAAGAGTATCTGGTAAAGTGTACTGTCCAAAATGGCTGAATCGAAAGAATCTCTTCATAAAGAAAATTCACTGCTTAAAAACGTTTTAGTTGCCCTGTTTTTTCTTCTTACTGGATTCGGCTTGCTAGGCCTCGCAAGTGTCGATTTTGGCGTCACGGTTTGGAAGTATTTCCCCAAACTATTCGAAAAGATTGGTGCAGTCCTGTTGGCGGTCGGCATCGTTGATGTCCTTTGGGAATACGCACGCAAGCAATCTTTTCTTCACGAAATCAGGACCGCCATTATTCAAACCGATGCCCCGCCAAAGCTTGGAATCGAAGACGCGACTGACTCGTTTCATGATGATGTTCCATGGGCAAAGCTCTTCGAAAATTCTAAGAAAAAGACAATCAGCGTAGCCTTTGCGTATGGAGGGACTTGGAGAGGAATGAATGAGGCACGGTTGAAGGATTTCATAAAGGACGGAGGGACATTGGCCGTCTACCTCCCGGACGCAGAAGATGAAAATGTGCTCACGTGTTGCGCTCAGCTTTTTTCGAAGTCCACAGGAGATATGAAAGAACGCATTCTCGGATCAGAGAAATTCTTTGCTGATCTTCGGAATTCTTGCCCCAAGGCGAGCAAACGGCAGCGCAGTGTTCAAATTTATCGTGTCAAGAAACTGCTGACTTTTTCGGCTTATGTCTTTGAAACGCACACGATTTACTCGTTTTATACGCACTCAAAGGAAAAAGGACGCCCGCCAGCTCTGGTTTGCTCTAAGGGTGGAGTGATGTCCAGATACGTTATGCATGAACTTGATACGCTACGGCATGAGAGCACCGCCAAACTCTACGAACCGTAAGCATCCGAAGTCGGGCTCACTTGGATACGTCGGAATTCTGAATCTCTGGGATGAGCATATCGTGGTTCGGTAAGGTGGTGATTAACCGCGCACTCCCAAGTGAGGACCGAAAACGGAGAACTTTCCAACAACCAGGTTGACAAAACCCCCGTTTCATTGCCTATAAGTGCATGCAAGAATTCCTCGACTGGCTCTCGCCCATCTGGAAACCCCACCCCGGACAACTCGCCTTCCTAGAAGCAAAAGCCAAAACCAAAGTATTAGCCTGCGGACGACGCTGGGGAAAAACCGACGCCTGCGCCGTCCACATCCTGTCGAAGCTCGAAAGCGACAAACCACGCCGCCAGCTCATCATCGCCCCCACCAAATCCCAAGCGAAGATGATCTACAAACGAATCGTCAGCCTCATCAAACGCCTCCTAAACAAAGACCTCTGGTTCCAAAAGTTCATCGACATCCCCACGTTCCGGGACAGCGACATGGAAATCACCATCGGACACCACACCATCTGCGCCCGAAGCGCCGGACAAAAACACAACCTCCGAGGAGACGAAGCCGACCACATCGCCGTCGACGAAGCCGCGTTCGTCACCCGCGAAGTCATCGACGAAGTCCTGAGTCCCATGATGGCCACCACCGACGGCGAGCTCACCCTCATCAGCACCCCCAAAGGAACCAACCACTTCTACGAACAGTTCTCCGAGGGCATCAAAACCGACCACGACAAAGACGAGTTCTTCAGCCTCCAAAGCCCAAGCTCCGACAACCCCATGGTCGTAGCCAAGTTCCTAGAGAAACAAAAGAAGCTCCTCAGCGCCAGTGCCTACCAAACCGAATACGAAGCCAAATTCGTCCAGCACGACGGCTACGTCTTCGCCCGCGAAGCCGTCGAGCGGTGCGTGCACCTCGAACCCGAAGCCGACATCCCCGGCCCCGACATCATCGCCATCGACTGGGCGAGGTACCACGACTACACCGCGTTAGTCGTCCTGCGCGGCCACCAAACCCGCGCATCTGTCCTCGAAGCCGACCGCCTCCAGCGCACCGGCTGGAAAGAACAAATCGAATGGGTCAAATCCATCACCGAGCGCTACCCCAACGCCAGAATCGTCTGCGACACCACCGGAGTCGGAGACGGTATCACCAGCTGGCTCCGAGAAGAACTCAAAACCAAATCCGTGAAAGACCACACCATCACCGCCGCCAACAAACCCCAACTCATCGACGGCCTCGTAAAACTCATCGAGCGAGAACACATCCAACTCCCCGACTACAAACCCCTGCGCGATGAACTAGACAACTTCGAAGCCACCCGCAGCGCCACCGGACACATAACCCTCGCCGCCCAATGCGGACACGACGACCTAGTCATCGCCCTAGCCCTAGCCGCCGCCGACCTCCCCTACGCCAACCGAATGATGATGGTCACCGGAGAAAGAAGATGAGAAGACTCAAGACTCAAGACTAAATACTAAAGACTCCTCTCAGCCCCTCTCCCGGTACTGAACCGCTTCCGCCAAATGAGCCTTCCTAACCTGCTCCGACCCATCCAAATCCGCAATCGTCCGCCCGACCCGCAAAATCCGGTCAAAAACCCGCCCCGAAATACTCATCCGAGCCGCCACCGCCCGCATAAACTGGTCGCACTCCTCGTCCAAGACCACCATCTCCCGAATCTCCCTCGGCGTCATCTTCGCGTTCACTCTCGCCCCACCCAACCGAGCCCCCTGCAGCTCCCGCGCCGCAACAACCCGCTCCCGAATAGCAAAAGAAGCCTCCCCCGGCTCCTTATCCATCAGCTCATCCGGCTTCAACCGAGGCACCTCGAGGTGAATATCAATCCGGTCCATCAACGGCCCACTAATCTTGCTCGCATACTTGCTACAAGACGCCGGATTCGAAACGCACTTCTGCTCCGGCAACCCCCGAAACCCGCAAGGGCAAGGATTCATCGCCCCAATCAAAATACACTCCGCAGGAAAAGTCAGAGTATTGCTCACCCGAGCAACCGTAATCACCCCATCCTCCAAAGGCTGCCGCAAAGCCTCCAAAACCGACCGATCAAACTCCGGCATCTCGTCCATCAACAACACCCCAAAGTGCCCCAAAGAAATCTCCCCCGGCTTAGGATTCTTCCCCCCACCCACAATCGCCGCATGCGATGCCGAATGGTGAGGCGACCGAAACGGCCGCTCCCAAACCAACCCCTCCCGAGCCCCCTTTTGCCCTGCCGAGGAATGAATCCGAGTCACCGCAATCGCCTCTTCCAGTTTCAACGGAGGCAAGATCGTCGGCAATCGCCGCGCCAGCATCGTCTTCCCTGAACCCGGAGGACCAACCATCAAAACGTTATGCCCACCCGCCGCCGCGATCTCCAGCGCCCGTATCGCGTGCTTCTGCCCTTTTACATCGCTGTAATCAACTTCGTAGTGAGGCAGTCGAACATCTTCGCCATCATCAAACACCACCGGTCCAACGAGCAAGGACCCATTCAAAAGCTCAACCGCTTCGAGCAGATTCCGAACTCCGTAGACCTCAACGCCCACTGCAACTGCTGCCTCGCGAGCATTTTGATGGGGCATGATCAGCCTCCGGAAGCCTTGTTCGAGTGCCATCAACGCCACTGAAACCGCTCCATCTACCAGCCGCATTTCGCCGTCCAGACCCATCTCTCCTATGATGAGAGTGGATTCTAACTCGGAGATTGGCAAGACGTTGTTTGCGGCAAGAACCGCGATAGCAATCGGCAAATCCAGGAACGGCCCTTCCTTTCGCAGGTCCCCTGGAGCTAGGTTGCAGAGCACTCGCTTATAGGGAAAGTCCAGCCCGGAGTTCTTGATCGCCGTCCGAACCCGCTCTTTGCTTTCTCCGACTGCCTGATCCGGCAGGCCGACCAGGGTGAACATCATCTTCTCAACCGCGGGTTGGAGGTCAACTTCGATCACAATCGGCAACGCCTCAATCCCGTTCAGGGTTGCGGAGTGGGCTTTGGCGATCATGCGTATAGTTTGCCGTCAGCGGTTGGCAGTTTGCAGTTTTTTTTCGGGTGGGGGTACGAATTTGAGTTCAAGATCGCAGGCGACGTCCTCGGTACCGCCTTGCATCCGAGTCTTGGGGATTCGGAGCTTGAGAAGTTCTGGGAAGGGAAGTTTTGCATTCCAGATTGCGGTTCCGACGATTTTCGGCTGACTCTGTGCCCGATAAGTGATTTGATCCACGCGAATCTTGTTGTGGACGGAACGAACGACCGCAACTGCGCCCGCCGTCATCGACTCCGTTTCGTCCATAAACTCGGAAATCCAGTCACCTCGATCTGAATCTCGGTCACGAATGGATCGCAACACGCGCTGGAAAATGCCTTCAACGGGACCTCTTTCGGGCGGCGAAAACGCTACAGATCCGTTCGAAAACAACGTCCATTTTCGCTCTGAAGGAGCGGCTTTGTAATCCGTCACAATCCGCTGACCGTCCACAGAAGTTGCGATCAGTTTCTGGACAAACGTCAGTTGGATTGCTTTCGGTTCGACTTTATCCACCCGAATACGCAACGACTCCTCGTTAGCGAGGTCAGTGTCTGCGTTGGTAAACCGTGACGTCAGGGTGTAGTCCCAGAACTGTCCTTCCTTCATCACAGGAAGCAATACTAATGCAGCAATCAGAGTCATTTCAGAGGAGTCTCTCCGGGTGGAACCCAGCCGGCTTTTCGGGCTTTCTCTTCCATCTCCAAAGGATTAGTCGCTTCACGACTCTTTTCGGATTCCTGGATTTCAGATTCTTTAAGAGATTTGATCTCCTTTCGCATTGCGCTCGCCTTCGCTTTCTGGTCGCCATACATTAGCCAAGGTCCACGGGCGGCAAAGAGTCCGGCCGCTACCGCCAGGATAATCACGATGGGAAGGAACAGCCCTTTCTTCTTTTTTCGGGTTCGCCGCCGGTTCATTTCACAACCTGGGTCATGATCATATTCGTGTTTCCGGCTTTGCCAGCTGGAACCCCGCCGGTGAGAATGACGAGGTCGCCGGAGTGCAGGCAACCGTTCGCGCTAAAGGTTTCGACCGCTTCCGCCATGACGTCGTCCGTCGAAGAAGGCTGAGGCACCAGCGTGGCCTGAACTCCCCAGACCACAGCCATGTAGGCAACAGTCTCAGGGCGCCAACTCGCACAGAGAATCTTTGCCTTTGGTCGAAACTTTGAAACCAATCGGGGGGTTTGCCCGCTTGTCGAGGTGGTGACGACAGCGGAAGGCACAAGCTGACGCTCGAGAATGGCGACGGCTGCAGCAATTGCCTCTGTGTGCTCCTCTGGGTCCTCTTTGGTGTATCGGTCGTAAATGTCGTCTCCAAGTTCGTACTCGGCTTCGAGAGCAATGCGCGCCATGACTCTGACGCACTCGATCGGGTACTGCCCAGCGGCAGTTTCGCCAGAGAGCATTACGGCGTCCGTCCCGTCGAGAACCGAGTTGAAGACGTCCGAAACTTCCGCACGAGTCGGGCGAGGGTTCGTCATCATACTCTCCAACATCTGGGTCGCTGTAATGACGGGGATTCCTGCTCGGCCGCAGTGCTCAATGATCCGCTTTTGGAGTCGAGGGACGTCTTCGATGTCCATCTGGAGGCCCATATCGCCACGGGCGACCATCACGATATCGACTTCTTCCATGATCGAATCGAGTTCACGAATCGCTTCGGGAGTTTCGATCTTAGCGCAGACCTTCATCGTGGAGTGGTGCTTCTGGAGTTCCCACTTAAGGAGTTCGATGTCTTTTGCGTGCTTGACGTAGCTCAGGGCAATGAAGTCGCAACCGTAGTTGACGGCCTGCTGAACATCGTCGAGGTCCTTGATGGAAAGCGCCGGAACATTAAACGCTTGGCCAACCAACGTGATTCCTTTCTTGCTTTTGAGGTTTCCTCCTGTGACAACGCGTCCTTTGAACCACTCACCGGACCTTTCTTCGATACGAATCTCGATTTCTCCATCACCCAGCAGGAGCTTCTCGCCTGGATCCATGACTTCAAGGATTTCATCTTGCTCGATTGGAAGCTCGGCTCCCTTGCCCATCGTGACAACTTGTCCAGCAACTAGGTCGAGACCATGAGTTCCGAGATCTCCGACGCGGAATTTTGGCCCTTGTAGATCAGCGAGGATTGCAACGGGAGCAGTCGTTGGGGAAAGTTCGCGGATCCATTCGATCCACCGGCCCTTGGCTTCCCAGTCTCCGTGGCTACAGTTCAGTCGGGCGACAGACATACCGGCTTCGATCAGTTCTTGAATCCGTTCTTTTGAATCCACTGCGGGACCCAGTGTGACCACTATTTTGGTTCGCCTATCCATAATGCTTCGCTTCCGTGCTGGCTTCGTTGAAACCTAGCCTAGAGTATGCCGTATCATAAAGGACGTGGCGGAGCCTGTTTTAAGATCAGGGGAAGATGTTGAAGCAATCTTAAAGATCGCGCTTAGAAACGAGCATGGCTCAGTGGACGAGTTGCGCGAACGCCTCGCTCGTTCGGCGGATGAGCTTGGAATCTCCCCGGAGGCCTTGGCCCAAGCGGAGGAGCAGTACCGTAAGGAAGCAAAAGTCGATAAGTACATGGCGGCCAAGCAAGCGGGTTTTCGTTCGAGCTTGATTACTTACGGGGCAATCACCGTTCTATTGAACGTGATCTACACGATCACAATGTTTGGCAAGTTTTATTGGCCGGGGATCGTTCTCGCCGCCTTCGGTGTCGCCATTGCCGGGCACTTTAATGAACTCCGACAGCGTCCAAGCTTATCTGATCGAAAGTTTCAGCTGTGGCTCCAATCGGGGGAGCCAACTTCGGTCGGTACGGACAGCGATGAGTGGGCGGACAAAGAAGCCCGCGAGCGACTCGAACGGTAAACTCGTTGATACATGCTCACCCGCGAGTTCTTCGAAGCGATGCCAAAAGTGGAACTCCACGTCCACCTCGAAGGGGCTACGCAGCCCGAAACTCTTCTGAGACTCGCCAAGAAAAACGGCGTTGAGTTGCCAGCAACCGACATCGAAGGCGTCAAAAAATGGTTCCAGTTCGAGAATTTTGACCAGTTTGTCCAGGTTTACATCGCGTGTATTGAGTGCTTTCGATCCGGCGAGGATATTGAGCTTCTTGCCGAAGAATTCGCTCGAGAGCAAGCTCGTCAAAACATTTTCTATACTGAGGCGACCTATACGGCCGAGACGATTTTTCGAAGGTGTGGAGTGCCCCCAGATGAGCAGATCGAGGCATTGAGATCTGGCTTTGCCAAAGTTCCAGAAACGCGAGTTGAACTGATCATCGACATCGTGCGCGACATGGAGACTCCGAACGGAGAATGGACGGCGGAATTGTGTAAGAAGTGGTTTGGAAAAGGCGTCTGTGCCATCGGTCTCTCAGGGTTCGAAGGGCGTACCTCGGTCTCCCGGCACTCCGCCGCGATTCGTGAGTCTAAGAAGGCAGGTCTGAAGTGTTCGACGCACGCGGGCGAAACTCAGGGTGCAGATTCGATCCGCGAAGTGATCGAACACGCCGACCCCGATCGGATCGGGCACGGCGT encodes the following:
- a CDS encoding terminase family protein produces the protein MQEFLDWLSPIWKPHPGQLAFLEAKAKTKVLACGRRWGKTDACAVHILSKLESDKPRRQLIIAPTKSQAKMIYKRIVSLIKRLLNKDLWFQKFIDIPTFRDSDMEITIGHHTICARSAGQKHNLRGDEADHIAVDEAAFVTREVIDEVLSPMMATTDGELTLISTPKGTNHFYEQFSEGIKTDHDKDEFFSLQSPSSDNPMVVAKFLEKQKKLLSASAYQTEYEAKFVQHDGYVFAREAVERCVHLEPEADIPGPDIIAIDWARYHDYTALVVLRGHQTRASVLEADRLQRTGWKEQIEWVKSITERYPNARIVCDTTGVGDGITSWLREELKTKSVKDHTITAANKPQLIDGLVKLIEREHIQLPDYKPLRDELDNFEATRSATGHITLAAQCGHDDLVIALALAAADLPYANRMMMVTGERR
- a CDS encoding YifB family Mg chelatase-like AAA ATPase, with translation MIAKAHSATLNGIEALPIVIEVDLQPAVEKMMFTLVGLPDQAVGESKERVRTAIKNSGLDFPYKRVLCNLAPGDLRKEGPFLDLPIAIAVLAANNVLPISELESTLIIGEMGLDGEMRLVDGAVSVALMALEQGFRRLIMPHQNAREAAVAVGVEVYGVRNLLEAVELLNGSLLVGPVVFDDGEDVRLPHYEVDYSDVKGQKHAIRALEIAAAGGHNVLMVGPPGSGKTMLARRLPTILPPLKLEEAIAVTRIHSSAGQKGAREGLVWERPFRSPHHSASHAAIVGGGKNPKPGEISLGHFGVLLMDEMPEFDRSVLEALRQPLEDGVITVARVSNTLTFPAECILIGAMNPCPCGFRGLPEQKCVSNPASCSKYASKISGPLMDRIDIHLEVPRLKPDELMDKEPGEASFAIRERVVAARELQGARLGGARVNAKMTPREIREMVVLDEECDQFMRAVAARMSISGRVFDRILRVGRTIADLDGSEQVRKAHLAEAVQYRERG
- the pyk gene encoding pyruvate kinase yields the protein MDRRTKIVVTLGPAVDSKERIQELIEAGMSVARLNCSHGDWEAKGRWIEWIRELSPTTAPVAILADLQGPKFRVGDLGTHGLDLVAGQVVTMGKGAELPIEQDEILEVMDPGEKLLLGDGEIEIRIEERSGEWFKGRVVTGGNLKSKKGITLVGQAFNVPALSIKDLDDVQQAVNYGCDFIALSYVKHAKDIELLKWELQKHHSTMKVCAKIETPEAIRELDSIMEEVDIVMVARGDMGLQMDIEDVPRLQKRIIEHCGRAGIPVITATQMLESMMTNPRPTRAEVSDVFNSVLDGTDAVMLSGETAAGQYPIECVRVMARIALEAEYELGDDIYDRYTKEDPEEHTEAIAAAVAILERQLVPSAVVTTSTSGQTPRLVSKFRPKAKILCASWRPETVAYMAVVWGVQATLVPQPSSTDDVMAEAVETFSANGCLHSGDLVILTGGVPAGKAGNTNMIMTQVVK
- the add gene encoding adenosine deaminase translates to MLTREFFEAMPKVELHVHLEGATQPETLLRLAKKNGVELPATDIEGVKKWFQFENFDQFVQVYIACIECFRSGEDIELLAEEFAREQARQNIFYTEATYTAETIFRRCGVPPDEQIEALRSGFAKVPETRVELIIDIVRDMETPNGEWTAELCKKWFGKGVCAIGLSGFEGRTSVSRHSAAIRESKKAGLKCSTHAGETQGADSIREVIEHADPDRIGHGVRCVEDPHLVAQLRDSQIHLEVNPSSNVCLGVFPSLEKHSLPRMMDEGLNLSINSDDPPFFNTTLSDEYLRCAETFEFSTDVIYSLAVNAAKNAFLPEPEKRELIAKVSAGFSALTSGLD